Proteins encoded within one genomic window of Alteribacter populi:
- a CDS encoding MFS transporter has product MDKQTAEIDSIWKNRTYLKLFSSYAISTMGKFFDMLAVILLFSYVWQTEPWMVALVPVVYALPHALFSQFAGIYVDKNKKVFIMLLADVATACLTIMLIFISSPWVALVILLVRSTFTIVHFPAQQALIQQVVQPDFVLKAVTLNGTVNQLSKIIGPFLGASIAAAFSPKMSFVIYAVALVISACILLFVRHVDTDRSKGTSDEEKTVSFWHTWRNGWHLLFRSKVLFISFCFALLAFTSIQLVDAQYAVLFREVYPDNPSVLGWAMSTSGAGAVGILLYLNRLKELRKYGWYLGGSIFFIGFGFTTIGFTQPGVTVLWPIAASLFVGIGVGIFSVIYSYILQKESPQGKVGQMSGMFNSLTGMILLVAPVTGGLLVQWFGVFTLYQVGGFTTLLIGLTGIIMQKILWGGKRESVKKEEEILNEKQGVG; this is encoded by the coding sequence GTGGATAAACAAACAGCCGAAATCGATTCTATTTGGAAAAATCGTACGTATTTGAAGTTATTCAGCTCATATGCCATCTCCACGATGGGGAAGTTTTTTGACATGTTGGCTGTCATTTTGTTATTTAGCTATGTTTGGCAAACAGAGCCTTGGATGGTTGCTTTAGTGCCTGTCGTTTATGCCCTGCCTCATGCCTTGTTTAGTCAGTTTGCTGGGATCTACGTTGATAAAAATAAAAAGGTTTTCATTATGTTACTAGCAGATGTCGCAACGGCCTGTTTAACGATAATGTTAATTTTTATTTCAAGTCCTTGGGTGGCTTTGGTTATTCTCCTTGTACGGTCGACTTTCACCATTGTTCACTTTCCGGCTCAGCAGGCACTTATTCAACAGGTCGTTCAACCAGACTTCGTGTTAAAAGCGGTTACTTTAAACGGAACGGTGAATCAATTATCTAAAATCATTGGTCCATTTCTTGGAGCGTCAATCGCAGCTGCATTTTCACCAAAAATGAGCTTTGTTATTTATGCCGTGGCTCTAGTGATTTCCGCGTGTATACTGCTTTTTGTCCGGCATGTGGATACCGACCGTTCCAAAGGAACTTCGGACGAAGAAAAGACAGTTTCCTTTTGGCACACATGGCGAAATGGGTGGCATTTATTGTTTCGGTCAAAAGTGCTCTTTATCAGTTTTTGCTTCGCTCTGTTAGCGTTTACGTCTATTCAATTAGTTGACGCTCAATATGCCGTGTTATTCCGGGAAGTGTATCCTGACAACCCTTCCGTATTAGGGTGGGCGATGTCTACTTCAGGTGCGGGAGCTGTAGGGATCCTCCTTTATTTAAATCGGTTAAAGGAATTGAGGAAGTATGGCTGGTACCTAGGGGGTTCGATTTTTTTCATTGGCTTCGGATTTACAACCATTGGTTTTACCCAACCTGGCGTAACTGTTTTGTGGCCAATTGCGGCTTCACTCTTCGTTGGCATAGGCGTTGGCATATTTAGTGTCATCTATAGCTATATCTTGCAAAAGGAAAGCCCCCAAGGAAAAGTCGGGCAAATGTCAGGGATGTTTAACTCGTTAACAGGGATGATTCTACTTGTTGCCCCTGTAACTGGTGGACTTCTTGTTCAGTGGTTTGGTGTATTTACTCTCTATCAGGTTGGCGGATTTACAACATTGTTGATCGGGTTAACCGGTATTATCATGCAAAAGATTTTATGGGGTGGGAAAAGAGAATCCGTTAAAAAAGAAGAGGAGATTCTTAATGAAAAACAAGGGGTTGGCTGA
- a CDS encoding macrolide 2'-phosphotransferase, producing MNKKGKEITEIARKNGINVQEDSIKINDSGLDFQVVHAIDNRNEKWILRIPRRKDVMAKTDLEKSVLDTVNKHVSFEVPVWSVYTDDLIAYKQLSGVPAGTIDPEIQNYVWEFDINNVPESYHASIGKVLAKLHHVPKEKLSLPGLTLNGAEEAKASMIKRMNEVKETYGVREDLWARWQTWLANDEMWPEHTGLIHGDVHAGHTLINEQAEVTGLIDWTEAAVTDVSRDFIGHLRTFGEPGLEKAIAAYSKAGGVTWPLMKEHIIELTATYAIDIAEFAKVSGEKEYERMAKEALGVLEED from the coding sequence ATGAATAAAAAAGGAAAAGAAATAACAGAGATTGCAAGGAAAAATGGGATTAACGTTCAAGAAGATTCCATCAAAATAAATGATTCAGGGCTAGATTTCCAGGTTGTCCATGCAATTGACAACCGTAATGAAAAATGGATCCTAAGAATTCCGCGAAGGAAAGACGTAATGGCAAAAACCGATCTTGAAAAAAGTGTGTTGGATACTGTAAACAAACATGTTTCGTTTGAAGTTCCGGTCTGGTCTGTTTATACAGACGATCTCATCGCTTATAAGCAGTTATCAGGCGTTCCAGCTGGAACCATTGACCCGGAAATTCAAAACTACGTTTGGGAGTTTGATATAAATAATGTTCCCGAAAGCTACCACGCCTCAATAGGAAAAGTGTTAGCTAAGTTACACCACGTACCTAAAGAGAAATTGAGCCTGCCGGGCTTAACGTTGAATGGTGCCGAAGAAGCAAAAGCGTCGATGATAAAGCGAATGAACGAGGTAAAAGAAACGTATGGCGTTAGGGAGGATCTATGGGCAAGGTGGCAAACATGGCTTGCAAATGATGAAATGTGGCCAGAACACACAGGGTTAATCCATGGCGACGTTCATGCAGGTCATACGCTGATTAACGAGCAGGCAGAGGTGACGGGTTTAATCGACTGGACCGAAGCTGCTGTCACGGATGTATCAAGAGACTTTATAGGTCATTTAAGAACATTTGGCGAACCAGGTTTAGAGAAGGCGATTGCAGCATACAGTAAAGCCGGAGGGGTCACGTGGCCGCTTATGAAAGAACATATTATCGAGCTAACTGCGACTTATGCCATTGATATCGCTGAGTTTGCAAAAGTTTCTGGTGAAAAAGAGTATGAAAGGATGGCCAA
- a CDS encoding VCBS repeat-containing protein, producing the protein MDMDYFRNAIRYYYTKIQETNEPYFWYYLADAQLRAGLTEEALQTINNALLLPNPYPSRKELLEVQAKLQSVSLREINLNGPSIVTAKQGDIDGDGIIDNVFLTANSTPDSPFWENITLIVQNGKTNHDQQIPLKNNAGYNPTLFLGDVTGNHVDDILVIIDTGGSGGTIYAYLFSCINGQVRQIFDSDVFNEDYKYSVTYLDQYKASVISYKRKEKYILDLTYKGQEYLSDIYDGNGVLVAPIEGWVNPLSGLYPVDFNRDGTYDLKAYQRIAGQYNADSLGFVQTVLKWNGQEFVPDRQNVAIFGGDYR; encoded by the coding sequence ATGGACATGGATTATTTCAGAAATGCGATACGTTATTATTACACAAAAATCCAAGAAACGAACGAACCGTATTTTTGGTACTACTTGGCTGATGCGCAATTAAGGGCCGGGTTAACAGAAGAAGCATTACAAACGATTAATAATGCCTTGTTGCTACCAAATCCTTATCCTTCAAGGAAAGAGTTATTGGAAGTGCAGGCGAAACTTCAGTCTGTTTCACTAAGAGAAATAAATTTAAACGGTCCTTCAATAGTGACTGCAAAGCAGGGTGATATTGACGGTGACGGGATTATTGACAATGTCTTTCTTACAGCAAATAGTACACCTGATAGTCCATTTTGGGAAAATATTACCTTGATCGTCCAAAATGGAAAAACAAATCATGATCAGCAAATTCCTTTAAAAAATAACGCTGGCTACAATCCAACACTTTTCCTTGGTGATGTTACAGGTAACCACGTGGATGATATTTTAGTAATCATTGATACGGGAGGTAGTGGTGGGACCATTTATGCGTATTTATTTTCTTGTATAAATGGCCAAGTGAGGCAGATTTTCGATTCTGATGTTTTCAATGAAGACTATAAGTACAGTGTAACTTATCTGGATCAATACAAAGCGTCTGTTATCAGCTATAAACGTAAGGAAAAGTACATTCTTGATTTGACTTATAAGGGGCAAGAATATTTATCGGATATTTATGATGGGAATGGAGTTCTAGTGGCACCGATTGAAGGTTGGGTCAATCCTTTGTCTGGTCTGTATCCTGTTGATTTTAACAGAGATGGCACGTATGATCTTAAAGCGTATCAAAGGATTGCAGGGCAGTACAATGCTGACTCACTCGGCTTTGTACAAACCGTTCTCAAGTGGAACGGGCAAGAATTTGTTCCTGACCGGCAGAATGTAGCTATTTTTGGTGGTGACTATCGTTGA
- a CDS encoding 3-hydroxyacyl-CoA dehydrogenase, producing the protein MKTIAIVGSGVMGRGIAYVSAVAGFNTALIDINDEALALAKTDISSIFIKGMERNKLTEAVADRAKTRLTYETNMESAVANADLVIEAVPEKLAIKKQVFETLDRATPVHCILATNTSTMSPTEIGSFTNRPEQVIAMHFFNPVHKMPLIEIIRGLETNDKTVELVEKVSAQLGKETVVVNEFPGFVTSRISALVGNEAFYMLQEGVGSPEEIDRAIKLGLNYPMGPFELGDLVGLDTRLNNLTYLHENLGEKYRPCPLLVKYVKAGRLGRKTGKGVYDYSPRKEEVR; encoded by the coding sequence ATGAAAACAATTGCCATTGTAGGTTCAGGTGTTATGGGCAGAGGTATTGCTTATGTTAGTGCGGTTGCGGGTTTTAATACAGCACTCATTGATATTAATGACGAAGCATTAGCACTTGCCAAAACAGATATTAGTTCGATTTTTATAAAAGGAATGGAGCGGAATAAGCTCACCGAAGCAGTGGCTGACCGTGCAAAAACAAGATTGACGTATGAGACGAATATGGAGTCTGCTGTCGCAAATGCAGATTTGGTTATTGAAGCGGTGCCAGAAAAGCTTGCGATTAAAAAGCAAGTGTTTGAAACGTTGGATCGTGCTACACCGGTCCACTGTATTTTAGCGACAAATACGTCAACGATGAGTCCAACTGAGATCGGCTCATTTACAAACCGTCCAGAACAAGTGATTGCGATGCACTTTTTTAACCCGGTTCATAAAATGCCGTTAATTGAAATCATTCGCGGACTTGAAACGAATGATAAAACGGTTGAACTGGTTGAAAAAGTTTCTGCACAGCTAGGGAAAGAAACGGTTGTCGTAAACGAGTTTCCAGGCTTTGTGACAAGTAGAATCAGCGCGCTCGTTGGCAATGAAGCTTTTTACATGCTTCAAGAAGGTGTCGGATCACCTGAAGAAATCGACCGGGCAATAAAACTTGGGCTCAACTATCCAATGGGACCGTTTGAGCTCGGAGATTTAGTCGGTCTTGATACACGACTCAACAATTTAACCTATCTTCACGAAAACCTCGGGGAAAAATATCGACCTTGTCCTTTGCTTGTAAAATACGTAAAAGCAGGCAGGTTAGGACGGAAAACAGGCAAAGGGGTATATGATTATTCTCCAAGAAAGGAAGAAGTGCGATGA
- a CDS encoding DinB family protein, with protein MKTFFEYNWQVRDEWFDWCRQLPADEWLKRRVGGTGSILFTLFHIVDAEYSWLRAICGKKDIELQFSDYNTVEKVQLLSDTCRMEVEDLLSACLEEANEDELITAPWIQGQFEKSEIIHHVIAHEIHHVGQLSIWARELKLQPVSANFIGRGLKPVKNS; from the coding sequence TTGAAAACGTTCTTTGAGTATAACTGGCAGGTTCGTGATGAATGGTTTGACTGGTGCAGGCAATTACCTGCTGATGAATGGCTAAAAAGACGAGTCGGCGGTACAGGAAGTATCTTATTTACGCTTTTTCACATTGTCGATGCGGAGTATAGTTGGCTTCGCGCTATCTGTGGAAAAAAAGATATTGAATTACAGTTTAGTGATTACAACACGGTCGAAAAAGTTCAACTGCTCTCAGACACCTGTCGAATGGAGGTAGAAGATCTTTTATCTGCGTGCTTGGAGGAAGCGAATGAAGACGAACTCATCACTGCGCCATGGATTCAAGGTCAATTTGAAAAAAGTGAAATTATTCATCATGTCATTGCCCATGAAATTCATCATGTGGGGCAGCTTTCCATTTGGGCGAGGGAATTAAAGTTACAGCCAGTATCTGCAAATTTTATCGGTAGGGGATTGAAGCCGGTGAAAAACAGTTAA
- a CDS encoding winged helix-turn-helix domain-containing protein, producing MNFSQADYSLTCEGDKVVLLRKEFFLLSFLHKNHGRAFSREEILDAVWPLEEPTDRTVDDHIYRLRKKLAPFKGVVSIKTVKGFGYRLEVKEKKQCAPDQIPEELFQQANQLFNMYYKYGQGKALKALMTNQDLGFPLKEKHESVLLLLKSDFTSLLNKGGRAMNNKFFPLHLFGYVENDTKRVISMYEKVINMQVLREEEHMDLAYFSLPMLYLKVDQANAAMKLVKQGLEEIQSADHGFYPLLKIMKTIVLFYENKLVAVNGELVAIDQLLKLRPYLREQGALQVLKGLALLAGGEKIKGRDAINEGILIINQSGHSYYFLFIYQVLDFLLSKAGADKRMIRYYQSEKGKYYKTTNLLNLKAVIHQHIRTFL from the coding sequence ATGAATTTTTCTCAAGCAGATTATTCGCTAACCTGTGAAGGGGATAAGGTTGTGTTACTTAGAAAAGAATTTTTCTTACTCTCATTTTTACATAAGAACCACGGAAGGGCTTTTTCACGTGAGGAAATTTTAGATGCTGTCTGGCCGTTAGAGGAGCCGACGGATCGTACTGTGGATGACCATATTTACCGGCTCAGAAAAAAATTAGCCCCCTTTAAAGGTGTCGTGTCCATTAAAACAGTAAAAGGATTCGGTTATCGCTTAGAGGTCAAAGAGAAAAAACAGTGCGCACCAGACCAGATACCTGAAGAGCTTTTCCAACAGGCGAATCAATTGTTTAATATGTACTATAAGTACGGGCAGGGGAAAGCGCTCAAGGCATTAATGACAAATCAAGATCTGGGCTTTCCTTTGAAAGAAAAGCATGAGAGTGTTCTTCTTTTATTAAAAAGCGACTTCACCTCATTACTTAATAAGGGGGGAAGGGCAATGAACAACAAATTCTTCCCTTTACATCTTTTTGGGTATGTTGAAAATGATACAAAGCGAGTCATCTCAATGTATGAGAAAGTGATCAACATGCAGGTGTTGCGTGAAGAAGAACATATGGACCTCGCTTACTTTAGCTTGCCGATGTTGTATTTGAAGGTGGACCAGGCAAACGCTGCGATGAAGTTGGTTAAACAAGGGCTTGAAGAGATACAATCGGCTGATCACGGCTTTTATCCACTGTTAAAAATAATGAAGACGATCGTGTTGTTTTATGAGAACAAATTGGTGGCGGTTAATGGAGAACTTGTTGCTATTGATCAGCTTCTTAAGCTCCGTCCTTATTTAAGGGAACAGGGAGCTCTTCAGGTCCTAAAAGGGTTAGCTTTATTAGCCGGAGGAGAAAAGATAAAAGGAAGAGATGCGATTAATGAAGGCATTCTCATTATCAATCAGTCAGGACACTCTTATTACTTTTTGTTTATTTACCAGGTACTCGATTTTTTGCTGTCTAAAGCCGGTGCTGATAAAAGGATGATCAGATATTATCAAAGCGAAAAAGGCAAGTACTACAAAACGACGAATTTACTGAATTTAAAAGCAGTTATTCACCAACACATTCGTACGTTCCTCTGA
- the paaX gene encoding phenylacetic acid degradation operon negative regulatory protein PaaX yields the protein MEENLNTRSMIFTLYGDYIRHYGNEIWIGSLIQLLKEFGHNEQSIRAAISRMNKQGWVQSRKVGNKSYYFLTVRGKNRIEEAADRIFKLKNEKWDGKWRMLMYTIPETKRSIRDELRKELVWSGFGTLSNSCWISPIPLEKQVEDLIAKYDIQEYVHFFVSEYKGPRKNQQVVEECWNLDEINERYETFISTYSQKYIIDKNKIEKGNMSDGECFVERTKLVHEYRKFLFVDPGLPEELLPDKWLGDYAASLFADYYRALAQPASRFFESVFKEGNEITKRNKEYNAFSHPLMVNEKQ from the coding sequence ATGGAAGAAAACTTAAATACGAGATCGATGATTTTTACGTTATACGGTGATTATATTCGTCATTACGGTAATGAAATTTGGATCGGTAGTTTAATTCAGCTCTTAAAAGAGTTCGGGCATAACGAGCAGTCGATTCGTGCTGCCATTTCGAGAATGAATAAACAAGGCTGGGTTCAATCAAGGAAGGTCGGCAATAAAAGCTACTATTTTCTAACGGTACGGGGAAAAAATCGTATAGAAGAAGCGGCTGACCGTATTTTCAAATTAAAAAATGAAAAATGGGATGGGAAATGGCGCATGCTTATGTATACGATTCCAGAAACGAAACGTAGCATTCGTGATGAACTGCGAAAAGAGCTAGTCTGGAGCGGTTTTGGCACATTGTCTAATAGTTGCTGGATATCACCTATTCCTTTAGAAAAGCAAGTGGAAGATTTAATTGCAAAATACGATATTCAGGAGTACGTTCACTTTTTCGTCTCCGAATACAAAGGTCCGCGAAAAAACCAGCAAGTCGTTGAGGAATGCTGGAACTTAGATGAAATTAACGAGCGGTATGAAACATTTATATCGACCTATAGCCAGAAATACATCATCGATAAAAACAAGATCGAAAAAGGGAATATGAGTGACGGAGAATGTTTTGTAGAAAGAACCAAACTCGTCCACGAATACCGGAAGTTTTTGTTCGTCGATCCGGGTTTACCCGAAGAACTGTTACCGGATAAATGGCTCGGTGACTACGCAGCGTCTCTTTTCGCGGATTATTACCGCGCATTAGCACAGCCCGCTAGCCGTTTCTTTGAATCTGTTTTTAAAGAAGGCAACGAAATAACAAAACGAAACAAAGAATACAACGCGTTCTCCCATCCGTTGATGGTGAATGAGAAACAGTAA
- a CDS encoding acetyl-CoA C-acyltransferase, producing MRNVVIVDAVRTPIGKYKGALKSVRPDDLGAIVIKAITERNPDLPVEEIEEVILGNANGAGEDNRNVARMSALLAGLPVEAAGTTINRLCGSGLDAVNYAARAVMAGEGDIFIAGGTESMTRAPLVMAKPTSDFPRGDMTMHDTTIGWRFVNQKMEKEYGADSMPQTAENVAERYQVSREDQDAFAFESQNRAKAAMEAGHFADEIVPVEYKDRKGNPVVIEKDEHPRPGVTLEKLGSLRSLFEGGTITAGNASGVNDGASALLVMSKEKAETLGLEPLAEYVTSAVAGLEPSIMGLGPIYSTRKALERARLSINDISLVELNEAFAAQSVECMRQLELSADIVNVNGGAIAFGHPLGASGARILTTLVHEMKRRKTKYGLATMCVGVGQGISTVVKGIDS from the coding sequence ATGAGAAATGTAGTGATCGTCGACGCAGTACGTACTCCGATTGGCAAATATAAAGGAGCGCTTAAATCCGTCCGCCCTGATGACTTAGGGGCGATTGTTATTAAAGCGATCACCGAACGAAATCCAGATTTACCTGTAGAAGAAATTGAAGAAGTCATCTTAGGTAATGCCAACGGGGCAGGAGAGGATAACCGAAATGTTGCGCGGATGTCAGCACTTTTAGCAGGACTTCCTGTAGAGGCGGCCGGAACGACGATTAACCGTTTATGCGGATCGGGACTCGATGCCGTCAACTATGCTGCACGTGCTGTCATGGCTGGAGAAGGAGACATATTTATTGCCGGTGGGACGGAAAGCATGACGCGGGCACCACTTGTGATGGCAAAACCTACGAGTGATTTTCCGCGCGGGGACATGACGATGCATGACACGACAATCGGCTGGCGGTTCGTCAACCAAAAAATGGAAAAAGAATACGGCGCCGATTCAATGCCGCAAACGGCTGAAAATGTCGCTGAGCGTTATCAGGTATCGCGTGAAGATCAAGATGCATTTGCATTTGAAAGTCAAAACCGGGCAAAGGCTGCAATGGAAGCAGGACATTTTGCAGATGAAATCGTGCCTGTTGAATATAAGGATCGCAAAGGGAATCCGGTTGTAATTGAAAAAGATGAACATCCAAGACCAGGTGTTACGTTAGAAAAGCTCGGTTCTTTGCGCTCGTTGTTTGAAGGCGGAACCATTACCGCAGGAAATGCATCAGGAGTAAATGACGGAGCCTCAGCACTCTTAGTGATGAGTAAAGAAAAAGCAGAAACATTGGGACTAGAACCACTAGCTGAATATGTGACCTCAGCTGTAGCTGGATTAGAACCATCTATTATGGGGTTAGGGCCGATCTACTCGACACGGAAGGCGCTTGAGCGCGCGCGACTTTCAATAAACGACATTAGTCTTGTGGAATTAAACGAAGCTTTTGCCGCTCAGTCGGTAGAGTGTATGCGACAGCTTGAGTTATCAGCGGATATTGTCAATGTAAATGGCGGAGCGATCGCTTTTGGACATCCGTTAGGTGCAAGTGGAGCGAGAATCCTTACGACACTAGTGCACGAAATGAAAAGACGAAAGACGAAGTACGGACTTGCCACGATGTGTGTTGGCGTCGGACAAGGGATTAGTACCGTTGTGAAAGGAATCGATTCTTGA
- a CDS encoding Msr family ABC-F type ribosomal protection protein, with amino-acid sequence MEQLCLELSNIEISYLDEVVLDIPKLSVYQFDRIGIVGKNGGGKSTLLKVMNGIITPHRGQVNRLVDFGYFEQTSKPVEENVDYELLGKLLVPQNDLDQLSGGEQTRMKLARLFSTYYEGLFIDEPTTHLDASGTDFLVEELRYYYGALVLVSHDRYVLDQLVTKIWEVEDRKVTEYTGNYSDYVEQKELEKKQQQEQHEKYVKDKSRLLKAADEKMKKADKITQASGQMSKTETKATANRMFMTKSKDTSQKSVQRAAKAMEKRAEQLEVVKAPEKETELHFHQPDALQVHNKFPVMADRLTLKAGEKVLLKEASFQFALGKTIAITGNNGSGKTALLKHILSAGKSIDLSPKVVFGAYEQMDYQFEKTEGVLAYMKRNTDEGESKIRAVLHMMNFRGSDMKKDVRELSGGEAIRLVLCQLFLGKYNVLVLDEPTNFLDVDCIEALEKFLKAYKGTVLLVSHDRTFIELVTDNVYHIENQQLTLRK; translated from the coding sequence ATGGAACAATTATGTTTAGAACTATCAAATATTGAAATATCTTATCTAGATGAAGTGGTGTTAGACATTCCTAAGTTGTCGGTGTATCAGTTTGATCGGATCGGAATTGTTGGAAAGAACGGTGGAGGAAAAAGTACGTTATTAAAGGTGATGAACGGTATTATCACACCGCATCGGGGGCAAGTGAACCGGCTTGTGGACTTTGGGTACTTCGAGCAAACATCAAAGCCCGTGGAGGAGAACGTTGATTATGAGTTGCTTGGAAAACTATTGGTTCCGCAAAACGACCTCGATCAGTTAAGTGGGGGAGAGCAAACGCGGATGAAGTTAGCCCGGTTGTTTTCCACGTATTATGAAGGTTTGTTCATTGACGAACCTACCACACATTTGGATGCTTCAGGAACTGACTTTTTAGTCGAGGAACTTCGGTATTACTACGGTGCTCTTGTTCTCGTCAGCCATGACCGCTACGTGCTGGACCAGCTCGTTACAAAAATATGGGAAGTGGAAGATAGGAAAGTAACCGAGTATACAGGCAACTATTCAGATTATGTGGAGCAGAAAGAATTAGAAAAAAAACAGCAGCAGGAGCAACATGAAAAATACGTGAAAGATAAAAGCCGACTATTAAAAGCTGCTGACGAGAAAATGAAAAAGGCAGACAAGATTACACAGGCGAGTGGACAAATGTCCAAAACAGAGACGAAGGCCACTGCAAACCGAATGTTCATGACAAAATCAAAAGATACTAGCCAAAAATCGGTTCAGCGAGCTGCAAAAGCGATGGAAAAACGGGCAGAGCAGCTGGAAGTGGTTAAAGCGCCTGAAAAAGAAACGGAACTTCATTTTCATCAGCCAGATGCTCTTCAAGTACACAATAAGTTTCCGGTAATGGCTGACCGCCTGACACTGAAGGCTGGGGAGAAGGTTCTGTTAAAAGAAGCGAGCTTTCAATTTGCACTAGGTAAAACGATTGCCATTACTGGAAATAATGGTTCAGGTAAAACAGCGCTTCTTAAGCACATTTTAAGTGCTGGTAAGAGTATCGATCTTTCGCCAAAGGTTGTTTTTGGAGCGTATGAACAAATGGACTACCAGTTTGAGAAAACAGAAGGCGTTCTCGCTTATATGAAAAGAAACACGGATGAAGGTGAAAGCAAGATTCGAGCTGTGCTTCATATGATGAACTTTAGAGGAAGTGACATGAAAAAAGATGTTCGTGAACTGAGCGGCGGAGAAGCTATTCGCCTCGTTTTGTGTCAGCTTTTCCTCGGCAAATACAACGTTCTCGTATTGGATGAACCTACAAACTTTTTGGATGTGGACTGCATCGAAGCTTTAGAAAAATTTCTGAAAGCCTATAAAGGCACCGTTCTTCTCGTTTCACATGACCGGACGTTTATTGAGCTTGTAACAGACAACGTTTATCACATTGAAAATCAACAACTAACATTAAGGAAGTAA